A stretch of DNA from Pseudorca crassidens isolate mPseCra1 chromosome X, mPseCra1.hap1, whole genome shotgun sequence:
ttaccctatgacccagcaatcccactcctgggcctatacccagagagaaccataattcaaaaagacacacgcacaccaatgtttattgcagcactatttacaatagccaggttatggaagcaacctaaatgcccatcgatagacaaatggataaagaagatgtggtacatatatacaatggaatgttactcggCCATAACAAGGAATgagattgggtcatttgtagagatttcaatggacctagagactgtcatacagagtgaagtaagtcagaaggagaaaaacaaatatattaatgcatatatgtggaatctagaaaaatggtacagatgagccggtttgcagggcagaaatagagacacagatgtagagaacaaacgtatggacaccaagggggaaagtgggggcaggtggtggtggtgggatgaatggggagattgggattggcatatatacttagaaaaaaaaatcattatggcAGGCTGGTAAAGGCTAACAAAGTAGCCTCATCAGGGGAAAATCTGCAGCCTTCATTGTGTAAAAACAATCAATTGAAACACCTGCCCTGACAGCGAGATTAATTTTGCTTTTCCAAAAGTGTGTTGTGAACAACCGTACTTCCAGGAGATGCTTCCCAAAGGAAGAGCCCTGGGGAAAACTAAGTATGGGAAACGCTATATGTTAAATGTATCTTATGATCATTTTCAACACATATTAGCATAGTAAACGTTTGTAGTaaagaaatgtttgaaataatGGTAATAATGTAACATGTAAAATATGTCAAACATGAAGAATATTTATGATAATGTAAAcacaaataatataataaattgtaTACTGTGAAATAAAAAAGCCTCCAACTTGTTACAACACTGTCATCcttctttcttttactattttatcatagtttaatacatctttataaacataatttttggagtaatttttctaaattacGAAGTTATTCATGTAACTTCTCACCTTAAAATCTCTCATTTCCACTCCATCCCCACCACTCATAGCCTCAATGGTAAATTTCAAACTTTCAGCACAGAGTATAAAGCCCTTCACAACATAATACAAAATTGTGCGTAGTGCTTAGCACATAGTTGCATAGTACAGGCTACCTTTCCCCTTCATGACCTGGCCCCTGTCCATTACTCTGGTATTATTTTCTGTCACTCCCACCTGAACTCTGTTTTCCAGTAATTCTGAACTACTTTGGATTTCTGAGAAACTGCTATGTTTGTCTTGCCTCCAATAGTTCTGGAATACTTTTCAGATGCCTTTCCCTTTTCTTGAATCCTATCACCCATCCCACCCCATGAACATATTCCATTAGGATTCAGGAGAAATACTAGCATCCCCAGAAAGCCTTCCCCTATTGCAGGTTGCTTGCCATATTTATAGTGGAACACTATGCAATTATTAAAAGTTATGATTGTTAAGTATTATAATAACATGAGAATTGCTTATACTATAATGCTAAATAACAACAAAAGCTGTATACAGAATTGTATCAATAATACACTAACTGTATAAAGAAGACCAGACAAAATACATTAGAATGTTACAGGAGATTATGTCTGGATAGTTCAGTAATTTTGAGTAATTTTGATAttgagtaattttatttttctttataatctttTACCCATTTCCAAAATTTAGACAATCatcatgttttacttttttaatagggaaaatatattttaaaaagccttaTATCCCTCACCCAGCAGAATATTTAAGGACCATATCTTACTCCTCTTTGTATCTCTAGCAGCAACTCAGGTCCTGGCAGAGAGTaggaacagaaaatcaaaaaggaagagaaacttatttacttttttttttttacttatttacttttgagATTTGCTTAAGTAAGGTTTGCTATGAATTTATGATTCACATAAAAATTGGGGGTAATAAAATTAATGTTATGTGACTTCATTTGTCTGTTATTAAACTGAATTGGACGCTGAGACAAGAAATTAATAAGAGGATGATTTCATgttgaagagacaaagaaagcagTGAATCTTTGTTCCAAATGCAGGATGAATATTTTAAAGGCAGTCATGCTGTGTGAGGTAAGATGAATTGGTTTCATTGATAAGAGTATTGGTCTGGCCATTAATGATTGTGTTGGCTGAAAAGGAGATGACTGTCAAATTAGAGAATCATGACAGGAAAGTAGAactcacttttaaaaatgtaatcttgTTGCTTTCATTGCTTATAGGAGAAGGCATGATTGATCATTCGGATTTAATTTTAAATCACATCTAAAGTGCTTTCATTGACAGCCATTTCACACTATTAAAGCCCCATGGCATTTGTTGCACTTTGATTCCATGTCTAATTCTAAAAAAGCCATGtcctctttattattttcatttaaaaatttgttagacAAGTACTAAGTATGGGAAACGCTGTGTGCTAAATGTATCTTATGATCATTCACAACACATATTAGCATAGCAAAAGTTTGtagtaaagaaatgtttaaaaaatgataatataacGTAAAATATGTCAAACGTGAAGAATATTCATGACAGTGTaaacaaataatataataaattgtGTATTGTGAAAAAAAAGCCTCCAACTTGTTACACTACtgtcttgcttctttcttttactATTATATCATCGTTTAATACATCttcataaacataatttttagagcaattttttcTAAATTACCAAGTTATTCATGTAACTTATCCTCAGTGTGAAATATTCCGAAGTCTATAGAGTAATGTAGGAAggtctttccttatttctttctctaCCTGACCCTCTTTCCCAAATACCTCTTTCTTCTAAGAGGTAGCCATTGTTAAGTTTGGTGTGTATCCTTCCAAATCGTTccctatatacatacacaaacatatatgtgCAAATCAAACATCTATCTGTCTGTTTtcccacccactcacccacctACCTACCCtttatccctttctctctctctctctttcacatgcacacatatgAACACATACAAAtatctgtatgtgtgtctctTCCACAAATGGGAACATTGTGTGCATAAGTGTTCTGCAACTTAGTTTTTCAGCTTAACAATTTTTTCTGTGTTAATACAAATAAACAGATCTACCTCACATTTTTTTTACTACTGCCACATATTTTGGCACCCTTTGGCCcagccaaattgacacataaaattaactgtcaCATCTATTTATTCCTATGTGGCTTGCTTTTTTGTCTATTATTATGTATTTGCAATGCATCCACATTAACACATGTAGAGGTAGTTTATTTTCCTATTGAATTCAATTTTTTGAATATGTCACAATTTATAAATTTcactgttgatgaacatttaggttgtcttatgtatttattatttgagCAAAGCTATAGACATTTTTTACATGCCTCTTGATGTATATGTAAAAGAGTTTTTAAGGTATACCTCCAAGGGAAAATGCTGAGTTATAAGGTATGCATAGAACCAACTTACTATGTAATGCCTAATTGTACTTTTTCAAATAAGTGTTGATATCTGGTAGGGTACATGATTCCAACTTATTCTTCTTCTGAACTGTCTTGACTCTTCCTGATTCTTTGCTTTTCCACATATTTTCTGGATTTAGCATGTCAAGTGCCACAAAatctctcattcttttcctttacagCTTCTTCATAAGAAGTCCTTTCCTATATCAAGTTTATAAAcatatcttcattttcttctaatactttttgttttttatgtttaagCCTTTAACCCCATCAGgaaattattttgtgtttggtTTAAGTTCagggttgatttttaaaaaatagttgtcCAACTGTCCCAAAACAGTTTATCAAATATACCCTAATTTCCCTGCTTATATGAATAAACCACTTTTATCAACCACTAAATTCCTATATAAAAATGGATCTATTTTCTATTGAactatttttgtctattttgtgcCAGAATCATAGTACCTTAATTACTAATACCTTTATTATGTTTTGATCTTTGGAAGGGTTTATTAGTTTCATGTGGCTATTGTAACATATTCCAACAAAATGGGTGGCttcaaaacagaaatttattctctcagttctggagaccagaagtccaaaatcaaggtgttggcagagccaCATGGAACATTTTGTTGCCTGAATCTTCCatctgcatcactccaatctctactTCCATCTTCAAATGACCTTCTCCTCTTCTATCTCCGTAATCCCTCTCTGCTTCACTCTTATAAGTACACTTGTCTTTGGGCCTACCCAgttaatccagaataatcttgtCTCACAGtccttaacttaattatatctgcaaagcccccccctttttttttttcaaataaggtaACTTTCACTGGTTCTGGGGATTAGcctgtggacatatcttttgggaggctaccattcaacccactacaaaGGACAAAAGTgccctcttatttttaaaaaaattccttgtgtattttttgttaatttttttctcctagataaattttagaataaatctGTGAAGTTAAAAGATTCACATTGACATTTGGTTGTAATGGGGTTTAATTTATAGAATAATTTTGGAgatttgacttctttttcttttttttttcagaattcagGATTTTAGTGATGAATACAGTGATTCTCCTAATTCATTTCTTTCTCCCCTCTCTTATATTGCTCCTCTTAGAATTTTTCCCCACTGTGACCCCCaattagtatcttttttttaatgtctttattggagtataattgctttacaatggtgtgttagtttctgctttataacaaagtgaatcagttataaatatacatatgtccctataTCTCTTGACTTCTTTATAGTACTAAATCTTCCCATTCAGGAATGTGCAATATCCCTCCACTTCTCTGGAGTTATTTTTACTTGTTAGAAAagttctattgtttttttcttatacatcttacacacttatttttttaattgaatacttATTCTTAAGATTATTTTACTAGTTATATTTAGATTTGTTGGTTTTGAGAATAGAGTCTGTTTTCCTGATATTATCAACTTGGTTATTGTTGGCATATAGGAAAGCTATTgacttattatatttttaaaattttatatagttttaattCCTGCTCAGTTTTTCAACTGATTTTCATGGATTTTCCTGGAAGATTATCATACTGTCTGCAAATAATCATAGTTTTGTGTCTTACTTTCCAATGTTTATACAGTAttacttcctttttctgtttgattGAATTAGCCATGACCTCCTTTACAATGCTGAATATACTGAGCACAAGAAACATCATTGTATTGTTTGTGATATTACTGGGAATGCTTTTAATATATGATCATATGATCATTGCTGTAGTATTGTTTTCGATTCCTTTAATCACATTAggaagttcatttatttttcactcatatTTTGTTGGTTGTTTGCTTGTTCTCTTTCATGTGGTTCTTTAAAATCAGGAATTAGtgttgtattttattaaatattgtgGCACCAATTGATATGTTCATGCGAGTGTTTTGCTTTAACcttcaaattcattttcttagttCTCTGTCTAGCTGTGACTGGCTGAGGCGGCGCGGCGGCATAGGGACGGTAGCCTTGCCCGATTGGTGTGTCCCTTTAATACAAGAAAATGGAAACTGAACAGCCAGAGGAAACCTTTCCCAACACCGAAACCAATGGCAAATTTGGTAAATGCCCTGCTGAAGATATGGAAGAGGAACAAGCTTTTAAAAGATCTAGAAACACAGATGAGATGGTTGAATTACACATTCTGCTTCAGAGCAAGAATGCTGGGGCAGTGATTGGAAAAGGCGGCAAGAATATTAAGGCTCTCCGTACAGACTACAATGCCAGTGTTTCAGTCCCAGACAGCAGTGGCCCCGAGCACATATTGAGTATCAGTGCTGATATTGAAACAATTGGAGAAATTCTGAAGAAAATCATCCCTACCTTGGAAGAGGGCCTGCAGTTGCCATCACCCACTGCAACCAGCCAGCTCCGGCTCAAATCTGATGCTGTGGAATGCTTAAATTACCAACACTATAAAGGAAGCGACTTTGACTGCGAGTTGAGACTGTTGATTCATCAGAGTCTGGCAGGAGGAATTATTGGGGTCAAAGGTGCTAAAATCAAAGAACTTCGAGAGAACACTCAGACAACAATCAAGCTTTTCCAGGAATGTTGTCCTCAATCCACTGACAGAGTCGTTCTTATTGGAGGAAAACCTGATAGGGTTGTAGAGTGCATAAAGATCATCCTTGATCTTATATCAGAGTCTCCCATTAAAGGACGTGCTCAACCTTATGATCCCAATTTTTACGATGAAACCTATGATTATGGTGGTTTTACAATGATGTTTGATGACCGCCATGGACGTCCTGTGGGATTTCCCATGCGGGGAAGAGGTGGTTTTGACAGAATGCCTCCTGGTCGGGGTGGGCGTCCCATGCCTCCATCCAGAAGAGATTATGATGATATGAGCCCTCGTCGAggacctcctccacctcctcccggACGAGGTGGCCGGAGTGGTAGCAGAGCTCGgaatcttcctcttcctccaccaccacctaGAGGGGGAGATCTAATGGCCTATGACAGAAGAGGAAGACCTGGAGACCATTATGATGGCATGGTTGGTTTCAGTGCTGATGAAACCTGGGACTCTGCAATAGATACATGGAGCCCATCAGGGTGGCAGATGGGTTATGAACCACAGGGTGGCTCTGGATATGATTATTCCTATTCAGGGGGTCGTGGCTCATATGGTGATCTTGGTGGACCTATTATTACTACACAAGTAACTATTCCCAAAGATCTGGCTGGATCTATTATTGGCAAAGGTGGTCAGCGGATTAAACAAATCCCTCATGAGTCAGGAGCGTCGATCAAAATTGATGAGCCTTTAGAAGGGTCCGAAGACCAGATCATTACCATTATAGGAACACAGGACCAGATACAAAATGCACAGTACTTGCTGCAGAACAGTGTGAAGCAGTATGCAGATGTTGAAGGATTCTAAtgcaagatattttttcttttttatagtgtgAAGCAGTATTCTGGAAAGTTTTTCTAAGACTAGTGAAGAACTGAAGGAGtcctgcatcattttttttttatttgcttctgtttAAAAAGCCAACATTCCTCTGCTTCATAGGTGTTCTGCATTTGAGGTGTAGTGAAATCTTTGCTGTTCACCAGATGGAATGTTTTAGTTCCTTACaaacaggggtgggggtgggggagggtgtgcAAAAACTAACATTGAAATTTTGAAACAGCAGCAGAGtgagtaaattttaatttttgttcattgttggtggtttaaaaaaaatccccccatGTAATTATTGTGAACACTTTACTTTGTGATCACTGTAACATTTGGGGGgcgggtgggacagggagggaaaGTAACAATAGTCCATATGTCCCTGGCATCTATTCAGAGCAGTGTGCAGAATGTAATGCTCTTTTGTAAGAAacgttttatgattttttaaataaatttagtgaacCTATTTTTGgtggtcattttttttaagaCGGTCATTTTTCAAATGGCTGAATTCCCCCCAACCTGCCCCCAAACTAAACACTAAGTTTAATTTTCAGTCCTCTGTTGGATATAAATAAATGCATCTCGGACTTAGGCAAAGTATCTTGACACATTCAGTTCTGGTGATTTCTTAAGTGATTTGAAAGTCCATTGCTTGGGAGGAAATTCCACCACACATTCATGCTTATAATAAGctggggatttttgtttgtttttgcaaatgCTTGCCCCTACTTTGCAACGATTTTCTGTTTGTAATTGTGAAGAACCAAGGTGGGGAGCAATACAACAGATGGAGTAGTTGGTATAAGTATATACCAAAAGCCTAATGGC
This window harbors:
- the LOC137217621 gene encoding heterogeneous nuclear ribonucleoprotein K-like isoform X2, yielding METEQPEETFPNTETNGKFGKCPAEDMEEEQAFKRSRNTDEMVELHILLQSKNAGAVIGKGGKNIKALRTDYNASVSVPDSSGPEHILSISADIETIGEILKKIIPTLEEGQHYKGSDFDCELRLLIHQSLAGGIIGVKGAKIKELRENTQTTIKLFQECCPQSTDRVVLIGGKPDRVVECIKIILDLISESPIKGRAQPYDPNFYDETYDYGGFTMMFDDRHGRPVGFPMRGRGGFDRMPPGRGGRPMPPSRRDYDDMSPRRGPPPPPPGRGGRSGSRARNLPLPPPPPRGGDLMAYDRRGRPGDHYDGMVGFSADETWDSAIDTWSPSGWQMGYEPQGGSGYDYSYSGGRGSYGDLGGPIITTQVTIPKDLAGSIIGKGGQRIKQIPHESGASIKIDEPLEGSEDQIITIIGTQDQIQNAQYLLQNSVKQYADVEGF
- the LOC137217621 gene encoding heterogeneous nuclear ribonucleoprotein K-like isoform X1, with translation METEQPEETFPNTETNGKFGKCPAEDMEEEQAFKRSRNTDEMVELHILLQSKNAGAVIGKGGKNIKALRTDYNASVSVPDSSGPEHILSISADIETIGEILKKIIPTLEEGLQLPSPTATSQLRLKSDAVECLNYQHYKGSDFDCELRLLIHQSLAGGIIGVKGAKIKELRENTQTTIKLFQECCPQSTDRVVLIGGKPDRVVECIKIILDLISESPIKGRAQPYDPNFYDETYDYGGFTMMFDDRHGRPVGFPMRGRGGFDRMPPGRGGRPMPPSRRDYDDMSPRRGPPPPPPGRGGRSGSRARNLPLPPPPPRGGDLMAYDRRGRPGDHYDGMVGFSADETWDSAIDTWSPSGWQMGYEPQGGSGYDYSYSGGRGSYGDLGGPIITTQVTIPKDLAGSIIGKGGQRIKQIPHESGASIKIDEPLEGSEDQIITIIGTQDQIQNAQYLLQNSVKQYADVEGF